ATATTTAATTCGATATTAGGCTGGTAGAATTTGCCTCTTTCTCCTTTGGAAAAATCATATTCTTTTATGTTCTTTATTTACCTAACGTCCCGTATATATTTCATTTTTTTACGGTTGTAAATTCAATGTAAGTGTACCAACAATTGTATTGACAGGCCCCTGAGGTATATCAAGGAAAACCGTGATATTCAGTACGATGGTCTGGGCTGTGATAGTCCCTGTGAATTCAAGCCGGTTCACATCCGGGCTCGGGACATTTGTCATTGTCCCTGTTATGTTGCCGGCACTATTTATTGTCATCGATACGTTACCGAATGTTATTGGGTCAGTCCCCGTAACAGTCACATTAGTTCCGCTGGAAGCTCCGTTAAGTGTTACAGGCACAGGATCTGAAGGCAAATTAAATATAATCCCGTTCACGTCCAGGACTATCTGCGCTGTCTGGCTTTGAGAATTCACAGTGATCACCGCTGAAGCAGAATCTGTAAACATTCCATATGTGCTCTCAGCCCACGATCCCAACCAGGTACCCGCGTAATTGGCCATGTTTAATCCCTGCTGCTGTTGAGCTGTAGTAAACTGCCATGTATGGTTATTTGCGATCGGGTTTCCCGCGGTATCGGTTGCCCCTGTTGTTACAGTGCCGGTATACGTTTTATTATAGTCAAGGTTATTTGTGGGTGTAAATGTGGCGACCTTGTTGCTGTATGTTACCGTACCGGGAACAGTACTGCCCGTTACAGTAAATGTTGTTGTGTTTATTGTCTGGGGATTCATATCCTCGCTGAATGTAACGCTAACCGGTGAATTAACAGCGACATTCGTTGCTCCGGTTGTAGGAACGGTTGAAACTACCGCAGGCGCCGTTGTATCCCCTCCGGCAACTGTTGTATCAGCAGTTGTTGTTCCGGCAGTAGTAGTATCATCATTATTAGACGGACCGGCAGTTGTATTTGTATTATTATCAGAATTTGTACAAACACCGCCAAAATTCACAAAGCATACAAACAAGATAAAAACCAGAACAGATTTTAAATATGTTTTCATGTGTCCCTCCTTGTTTATTTTTAATATACGAACTTCTTGATTTACAATAAATTAACTAAATTTTAGCCCTATAATTTTTGTTAGTCAAGAAATATTAACAAAAATGTTGATGTGATTT
This window of the bacterium genome carries:
- a CDS encoding Ig-like domain-containing protein yields the protein MKTYLKSVLVFILFVCFVNFGGVCTNSDNNTNTTAGPSNNDDTTTAGTTTADTTVAGGDTTAPAVVSTVPTTGATNVAVNSPVSVTFSEDMNPQTINTTTFTVTGSTVPGTVTYSNKVATFTPTNNLDYNKTYTGTVTTGATDTAGNPIANNHTWQFTTAQQQQGLNMANYAGTWLGSWAESTYGMFTDSASAVITVNSQSQTAQIVLDVNGIIFNLPSDPVPVTLNGASSGTNVTVTGTDPITFGNVSMTINSAGNITGTMTNVPSPDVNRLEFTGTITAQTIVLNITVFLDIPQGPVNTIVGTLTLNLQP